From a region of the uncultured Draconibacterium sp. genome:
- a CDS encoding DUF4405 domain-containing protein: protein MKTKFSWRAFISFGLTWGILVILVSGVILYVAPPGRYAHWVNWELAGLSKEGWQAIHTLFSLAFIVLSIFHLFSVNWKSFVSYLKAKSTKGFNKKKELIFSIVVVLVFFFGTVFSIPPFRTVMDLGESATNSWEKTEERAPVPHAELLTLTELAHQLDMETVEEVTRKLDSHKIVYNDIHTQSLQQIAGANNSTPLEIYEIIVKKPANEGQGMGVGRKTIEDFSKELNKSTDELMQILEKNNIEAKPTETLRTIGENNNLPPRDVYKILSE from the coding sequence ATGAAAACAAAGTTTAGCTGGCGTGCCTTTATCAGTTTTGGTTTAACCTGGGGAATTTTAGTGATTCTGGTTTCGGGAGTAATTTTGTATGTAGCTCCTCCGGGACGTTACGCTCATTGGGTAAACTGGGAGCTGGCAGGTTTATCAAAAGAAGGCTGGCAGGCCATACATACCCTGTTTTCGCTGGCGTTTATTGTGCTTTCCATCTTTCACCTGTTTTCGGTGAACTGGAAATCTTTTGTCTCCTATCTAAAAGCGAAAAGCACAAAAGGCTTCAACAAGAAAAAGGAACTCATTTTTTCTATTGTAGTGGTGCTGGTATTCTTTTTCGGTACTGTTTTTTCCATTCCGCCTTTTCGAACTGTTATGGATTTAGGCGAATCGGCTACCAACTCGTGGGAGAAAACCGAAGAGCGGGCACCCGTTCCTCATGCCGAGTTATTAACACTAACCGAACTGGCTCACCAGTTGGATATGGAGACGGTTGAAGAAGTAACCCGAAAACTTGACAGTCATAAAATCGTTTACAACGATATTCATACCCAAAGTTTGCAACAAATTGCCGGGGCAAATAATTCAACTCCACTTGAGATTTATGAGATCATCGTAAAGAAGCCGGCAAATGAAGGCCAGGGAATGGGTGTTGGACGAAAAACCATCGAGGATTTCTCGAAAGAACTGAATAAGAGTACCGATGAGTTGATGCAAATTCTGGAAAAGAACAACATTGAGGCGAAACCGACCGAAACTTTGCGCACAATAGGGGAGAATAATAACCTTCCACCGCGCGATGTTTACAAAATCCTTTCTGAATAA
- a CDS encoding helix-turn-helix transcriptional regulator, whose product MKKLSQFVKERRKSLGLTQQDLSFKAGVGLRFVRDLEQGKESLMIDKVNQVLSLFGHEMGPIPTERDENS is encoded by the coding sequence ATGAAAAAATTAAGTCAATTTGTAAAAGAAAGGCGAAAAAGCCTTGGATTAACGCAACAAGACCTTTCGTTTAAAGCTGGAGTTGGGTTACGATTTGTTCGCGATCTGGAACAAGGAAAAGAATCATTAATGATTGACAAGGTCAACCAGGTATTATCATTATTCGGGCATGAAATGGGCCCGATACCAACAGAAAGAGATGAAAATAGCTAA
- a CDS encoding HipA N-terminal domain-containing protein → MKIAKVYMHDKWAGLLTEDEDGYHFQYEESYLQQPDSEPISLTLPLTDNQYDSKVLFPFFDGLIPEGWLLDIVQRNWKLDPRDRMSILLKTCHDCVGAVTIQPLEENAK, encoded by the coding sequence ATGAAAATAGCTAAAGTTTACATGCATGACAAATGGGCGGGATTATTGACGGAAGATGAGGATGGCTATCATTTCCAATATGAAGAATCATACCTGCAACAACCAGATTCAGAACCAATAAGTCTAACGCTTCCACTTACCGACAATCAATATGATAGTAAAGTTCTATTCCCGTTTTTTGATGGATTAATTCCAGAGGGATGGTTGTTAGACATTGTACAAAGAAACTGGAAATTAGATCCAAGAGACAGAATGAGTATACTATTAAAAACTTGCCATGATTGCGTAGGAGCAGTAACAATTCAACCACTAGAAGAAAATGCAAAATAA
- a CDS encoding HipA domain-containing protein gives MQNKCLYCYKKIDSDELTTEAGSKGYHEKCSKKFFGKIIPPELNFTEDQIIELAEQVIKSQKTVTGVQPKLSLGLSENSSDPEKFTIVGLWGEYILKPQTKIYPSLPEIEDLTMHLAELSKLKSVEHSLIRLKSGELAYITKRIDRKKGGKLHMEDMCQITERLTEHKYKGSYEQIARAIKKHSANPGLNVTDFFELVLFSFLTGNNDMHLKNFSLLKENSEYDLCPAYDLVASELVVEGDDEDLALNLNGKKKKIIKNDFEMAMEGAGLNQKVIENIFKKYKKMIPKWHKFIEGSFLSESLKEEYKSLLYSKSAQIEL, from the coding sequence ATGCAAAATAAATGTCTTTATTGTTATAAGAAAATTGATTCTGATGAGTTGACTACTGAAGCTGGTTCAAAAGGATATCATGAGAAATGCAGTAAAAAATTCTTTGGAAAAATTATACCACCAGAATTGAATTTTACAGAAGATCAAATTATAGAGCTAGCTGAACAAGTAATCAAAAGTCAAAAAACAGTTACAGGAGTTCAGCCAAAACTATCTCTTGGTCTTTCAGAAAACTCATCAGACCCTGAAAAATTCACAATTGTTGGCCTTTGGGGCGAATACATATTAAAACCTCAAACCAAAATCTATCCAAGCTTACCAGAAATTGAAGATTTGACAATGCACTTAGCCGAGCTGAGCAAGTTAAAATCAGTCGAACATTCACTTATTCGATTGAAATCCGGAGAATTAGCTTACATAACAAAACGAATTGACAGAAAAAAAGGAGGTAAACTCCATATGGAAGATATGTGTCAAATAACTGAACGATTGACAGAACACAAGTACAAAGGATCGTATGAACAAATAGCCAGGGCGATAAAAAAACATAGCGCTAATCCAGGTTTGAATGTAACCGACTTTTTTGAATTAGTACTGTTTAGTTTTTTGACTGGAAATAATGATATGCACCTTAAAAACTTCTCTTTATTGAAAGAAAATTCCGAATATGATTTATGTCCTGCCTATGATCTGGTCGCCTCTGAACTAGTAGTTGAAGGAGATGATGAAGATCTTGCTTTAAACTTAAATGGCAAGAAGAAGAAAATTATAAAGAACGATTTTGAGATGGCTATGGAAGGTGCTGGTTTGAATCAAAAGGTGATAGAAAACATCTTTAAAAAGTATAAAAAGATGATCCCAAAATGGCACAAATTCATTGAAGGAAGTTTCTTAAGTGAATCATTGAAAGAAGAATACAAATCCCTGCTTTATAGCAAATCCGCACAAATAGAACTCTAA